One genomic region from Sphingobacterium sp. UGAL515B_05 encodes:
- the atpD gene encoding F0F1 ATP synthase subunit beta, whose protein sequence is MPKIGKIAQIIGPVVDVNFADSENLPKIYDALYIQKENGQRVVLEVQQHLGQDRVRTIAMDATEGLVRGMEVVDTGAPIKMPVGEEIKGRVFNVVGDAIDGIQNLNKENGRPIHNVPPKFEDLSTESEVLFTGIKVIDLLEPYAKGGKIGLFGGAGVGKTVLIQELINNIAKGHGGLSVFAGVGERTREGNDLLREMLESGIIKYGEHFMEGMEKGEWPLDTVDHELMKDSKCTFVFGQMNEPPGARARVALSGLTIAEYFRDGDGEGQGRDVLFFIDNIFRFTQAGSEVSALLGRMPSAVGYQPTLATEMGLMQERITSTKNGSITSVQAVYVPADDLTDPAPATTFAHLDATTVLSRKIAELGIYPAVDPLDSTSRILSPAVLGNEHYNTAQRVKEILQRYKELQDIIAILGMDELSEEDKLTVHRARRVQRFLSQPFHVAEQFTGLKGVLVDIKDTIKGFNMIIDGEVDEYPEAAFNLVGNIDDAIEKGKKLLAEAV, encoded by the coding sequence ATGCCCAAGATTGGTAAAATAGCGCAGATTATCGGCCCAGTTGTTGACGTCAACTTCGCCGACAGTGAAAATCTACCTAAAATTTACGATGCATTGTACATTCAAAAAGAAAATGGACAACGTGTTGTATTAGAAGTTCAACAACACTTAGGTCAGGATCGTGTACGTACAATTGCCATGGACGCAACTGAAGGTTTAGTTCGCGGAATGGAAGTTGTCGATACTGGTGCTCCTATCAAAATGCCTGTTGGTGAAGAAATCAAAGGTCGTGTATTCAATGTAGTTGGTGATGCCATAGACGGGATCCAAAATTTGAATAAAGAGAATGGTCGTCCTATCCACAACGTACCTCCTAAATTCGAAGATTTGTCAACTGAATCCGAAGTACTTTTTACTGGTATCAAAGTTATTGACCTTTTAGAGCCATATGCTAAAGGTGGTAAAATTGGTTTATTCGGTGGTGCCGGTGTAGGTAAAACTGTATTAATCCAAGAATTAATCAACAATATCGCAAAAGGCCACGGTGGTCTTTCTGTATTTGCCGGTGTAGGTGAACGTACACGTGAAGGAAATGACTTATTGCGCGAGATGTTGGAGTCTGGTATCATCAAATATGGTGAGCACTTTATGGAAGGCATGGAAAAAGGCGAATGGCCTTTGGATACTGTTGACCACGAGTTGATGAAAGATTCTAAATGTACTTTCGTATTCGGTCAAATGAACGAGCCTCCTGGTGCACGTGCACGTGTTGCTTTATCAGGTTTGACAATTGCGGAATACTTCCGTGACGGTGATGGCGAAGGTCAAGGCCGTGACGTATTATTCTTCATCGATAATATCTTCCGTTTTACACAAGCAGGTTCTGAAGTATCTGCCCTTTTGGGTCGTATGCCTTCAGCCGTAGGTTACCAACCAACATTGGCAACTGAGATGGGTTTAATGCAAGAACGTATTACATCAACTAAAAACGGTTCTATCACTTCAGTACAAGCAGTCTATGTACCTGCCGATGACTTAACTGACCCTGCGCCAGCGACAACTTTCGCTCACTTGGACGCAACTACAGTATTGTCCCGTAAAATCGCTGAGCTAGGTATCTACCCTGCTGTGGATCCTTTGGATTCTACATCACGTATCCTTTCTCCTGCCGTTTTAGGTAACGAACACTATAATACTGCACAACGTGTAAAAGAAATTCTTCAACGTTATAAAGAATTGCAAGATATCATCGCCATCTTAGGTATGGACGAATTATCTGAAGAAGATAAATTGACAGTACACCGCGCACGTCGTGTTCAACGTTTCTTATCACAACCTTTCCACGTTGCAGAACAATTTACAGGTTTAAAAGGTGTATTGGTAGACATCAAAGATACCATCAAAGGTTTCAATATGATCATTGACGGTGAAGTAGATGAGTACCCTGAAGCTGCCTTCAACTTAGTAGGTAACATCGATGATGCTATCGAAAAAGGTAAAAAATTATTAGCAGAAGCAGTTTAA
- a CDS encoding NUDIX hydrolase — MEYYKKDSGILLAVDCIIFGFNGESLEVLLIKRDFEPERNKWSLMGGFVQSDESPEEAASRVLKQLTGLENVYMEQCSVFGEPKREPSDRVVSICYFALIDTQQYQHILSDDYEAQWFPLQEHPTLIFDHDQMIASAQHRLRMKAALYPILFELLPEKFTIPQIAALYEGVYNIELDKRNFSRKLLSSDLIIKLEEKDKENSKKGAYYFKLNTAIYKEKIMSFLRYLPSWSIES, encoded by the coding sequence ATGGAATATTATAAAAAAGATTCAGGGATCCTTTTGGCAGTAGACTGTATCATATTTGGATTTAACGGCGAATCCCTTGAAGTACTTTTAATTAAACGTGATTTCGAACCCGAACGAAATAAATGGAGTCTGATGGGTGGTTTCGTTCAATCTGACGAAAGCCCGGAAGAGGCGGCGAGCCGTGTGCTCAAACAGTTAACAGGGCTTGAAAATGTATACATGGAGCAATGTAGTGTATTCGGTGAACCTAAGCGTGAACCTAGCGACCGGGTTGTCAGTATCTGTTATTTTGCGCTGATTGATACGCAGCAATATCAACATATCCTCAGTGACGATTACGAAGCCCAATGGTTTCCATTACAGGAGCACCCAACACTGATCTTCGATCATGATCAGATGATCGCTTCGGCACAGCACCGTCTACGCATGAAAGCAGCTTTGTATCCGATATTATTTGAACTGCTGCCTGAGAAATTCACAATTCCCCAGATTGCAGCACTCTATGAGGGTGTTTACAATATCGAGTTGGATAAGCGCAATTTCAGCCGAAAACTGCTTTCCTCAGACCTCATCATCAAACTGGAAGAAAAAGATAAGGAAAACTCAAAAAAAGGAGCCTACTATTTCAAACTAAATACGGCAATCTATAAGGAAAAGATCATGTCCTTTTTACGGTATTTGCCAAGTTGGTCTATCGAATCATGA
- a CDS encoding ribulokinase codes for MFSGHKSLWAEEFDGLPPNSFFSTLDPLLDGLVDRLFSETYTADQSAGQLSEEWAQRLGLTTSVVVGVGAFDCHMGAVGGQIEPYYLSKVMGTSTCDMLVAPKEEVQHMLVRGICGQVDGSIIPGMIGMEAGQSAFGDAYAWLKQVLLWPTKNLIQDIEEIEAHTREQLMATLEEKLLFSLSEQAALLPVTATSELALDWLNGRRTPDADQSLKGAITGLHLGTDAPRIFRAIVEATCFGAKAIVDRFVEQGIPVKGLIGLGGVAKKSPFIMQMMANVMNMPIRIHKSEQTCAIGAAMFAATAAGLYDRVEDAMKAMGQGFERTYIPEEKWVTIYAERYEHYKALGAFIEGKESLAITV; via the coding sequence TTGTTCAGCGGGCATAAATCGCTTTGGGCCGAAGAATTTGATGGCCTACCGCCAAATTCTTTCTTTTCAACACTTGATCCATTGCTGGATGGTTTGGTTGATCGTTTGTTTTCCGAAACATACACTGCTGATCAATCTGCTGGTCAGCTTTCGGAAGAATGGGCGCAACGATTAGGTCTTACAACCTCGGTCGTTGTCGGAGTAGGTGCATTTGACTGTCATATGGGGGCAGTAGGGGGACAAATAGAGCCATATTATCTGAGTAAGGTAATGGGGACATCGACCTGCGATATGCTAGTTGCCCCGAAGGAGGAGGTTCAGCATATGTTGGTCAGGGGAATCTGCGGTCAGGTAGACGGTTCGATTATACCGGGAATGATCGGTATGGAAGCTGGGCAATCGGCATTTGGAGATGCTTACGCTTGGCTGAAACAGGTGTTACTGTGGCCAACGAAAAATTTGATACAAGATATTGAAGAGATCGAAGCGCATACGCGTGAACAGTTGATGGCAACCCTGGAGGAGAAACTCTTGTTCAGCCTAAGTGAGCAGGCTGCATTACTTCCCGTAACGGCAACATCTGAATTAGCATTGGACTGGCTCAATGGTCGTCGAACTCCGGATGCGGATCAATCCTTGAAAGGAGCGATTACAGGTTTGCACCTCGGAACAGATGCTCCTCGGATCTTCAGAGCAATTGTCGAAGCAACTTGTTTTGGCGCAAAGGCTATTGTTGACCGTTTCGTGGAACAGGGTATTCCGGTAAAAGGCTTGATCGGTTTAGGCGGAGTTGCAAAGAAATCCCCCTTTATTATGCAAATGATGGCCAATGTGATGAATATGCCTATTCGTATTCATAAAAGTGAACAGACTTGTGCCATTGGCGCCGCAATGTTCGCCGCAACAGCGGCTGGTTTATATGACCGGGTCGAGGATGCCATGAAGGCAATGGGGCAAGGTTTTGAACGAACTTATATACCTGAGGAAAAATGGGTAACCATCTACGCCGAACGCTATGAACATTACAAGGCTTTGGGAGCTTTCATCGAAGGAAAGGAATCGCTAGCCATTACTGTTTAA
- a CDS encoding L-ribulose-5-phosphate 4-epimerase: protein MYNSIKEEAYHCNMQLPQLGLVLFTFGNVSVVDRRQEVFAIKPSGVPYEELSPEHMVIVDFDGQVVEGNLRPSSDTKTHALLYKHWKEIGGITHTHSTYATAWAQAQRDIPIFGTTHADHLTVDIPCAPPMNDEMIAGNYEHETGFQIINHFVENKLDYKEVEMILVGNHAPFAWGKTGTKSVYNSAVLEQVAKMAWLTEQINPNAPRLKPALIKKHYERKHGANAYYGQ from the coding sequence ATGTATAATTCAATTAAAGAAGAAGCCTACCATTGCAATATGCAATTACCCCAGCTGGGATTGGTGCTTTTTACATTTGGAAATGTGAGTGTTGTCGATCGCCGTCAGGAAGTGTTTGCGATTAAACCAAGTGGGGTTCCATATGAAGAGCTATCACCGGAACATATGGTGATTGTAGACTTTGATGGTCAGGTGGTTGAGGGGAATCTTAGGCCATCATCTGATACGAAAACTCATGCGCTACTGTATAAACATTGGAAGGAAATCGGTGGGATCACCCACACACACTCCACCTATGCGACAGCATGGGCACAGGCGCAACGGGATATTCCCATTTTCGGAACGACACATGCCGATCATTTGACGGTAGACATCCCCTGTGCTCCACCAATGAACGATGAGATGATCGCCGGAAACTACGAACATGAAACGGGGTTTCAGATTATCAATCACTTTGTCGAAAATAAGCTGGACTATAAAGAAGTGGAAATGATTCTCGTTGGTAACCACGCGCCGTTTGCCTGGGGTAAAACTGGGACAAAGTCTGTTTATAACAGTGCGGTTTTGGAACAGGTTGCTAAAATGGCTTGGTTGACAGAACAGATCAATCCGAATGCGCCTCGATTAAAGCCTGCACTGATCAAAAAGCATTACGAACGGAAGCATGGGGCCAACGCCTATTATGGTCAATAA
- the araA gene encoding L-arabinose isomerase yields the protein MNINLKELEVWFVVGSQDLYGEETLRQVALHAEEIANYLHSQAAIPVAVKYKPIVKNTDEIYATLAAANNEKNCIGVITWMHTFSPAKMWIRGLKALQKPLLHLHTQYNQDIPWNSIDMDFMNLNQSAHGDREFGHIVSRLKIGRKVVTGHWQDAEVLERINVWARAAAGWHDWQGAKFARFGDNMRYVAVTDGDKVEAESQFGFAVNTYAIGDLVAVINASTEAEIAALLAEYEATYELAENVKAGGEYHDNLIEAAKIEIGLRKFLEQGNFKGFTDTFEDLHGMVQLPGLAVQRLMAEGYGFAGEGDWKTPALVRACKVMGAGLAGTTAFMEDYTYHFDPQNPMVLGSHMLEVDPALATGKPRIEVHPLGIGGKADPARLVFNGQSGDALNASLVDMGTRFRLIVNKVQGVAVEEELPKLPVARVLWKPLPDMKTGCSAWIVAGGAHHTAYSLSLTPEYLEDFARIAGLEYVLIDEDTTVAKLEDQLKWNELYYLLSK from the coding sequence ATGAATATCAATTTAAAAGAGCTTGAGGTCTGGTTTGTCGTGGGAAGCCAAGACCTATACGGTGAAGAAACCTTGCGACAAGTTGCCCTACATGCTGAGGAAATAGCCAATTATTTACATAGCCAAGCAGCGATTCCAGTAGCGGTAAAATATAAACCGATCGTAAAAAATACGGACGAGATTTATGCAACGTTGGCAGCCGCCAACAATGAAAAAAACTGTATCGGGGTTATTACCTGGATGCATACATTTTCACCTGCAAAGATGTGGATCAGAGGATTAAAAGCCTTGCAAAAGCCATTGTTGCATCTGCATACGCAGTATAACCAGGATATCCCATGGAATAGTATCGATATGGATTTTATGAATCTCAACCAAAGTGCGCATGGGGATCGTGAATTTGGACATATCGTTAGCCGCTTAAAAATAGGTCGTAAAGTTGTAACCGGGCATTGGCAAGATGCGGAAGTGCTGGAACGGATTAATGTTTGGGCGCGTGCAGCCGCAGGATGGCACGACTGGCAAGGTGCTAAATTTGCACGATTTGGCGATAACATGCGTTATGTGGCTGTTACGGACGGCGATAAAGTAGAGGCAGAGTCGCAATTTGGTTTCGCAGTAAACACCTATGCCATTGGTGATCTGGTAGCGGTTATCAATGCGAGCACGGAAGCGGAAATCGCGGCATTATTAGCCGAGTACGAAGCGACTTATGAACTAGCCGAAAATGTGAAAGCTGGTGGTGAATATCACGATAACCTCATCGAGGCTGCTAAAATAGAAATTGGCCTAAGGAAATTTTTGGAACAAGGAAACTTTAAAGGCTTTACGGATACTTTTGAGGATCTGCATGGGATGGTACAACTTCCGGGCTTGGCGGTACAACGTTTAATGGCTGAGGGATATGGTTTTGCCGGCGAAGGGGATTGGAAGACCCCGGCTTTGGTGCGCGCTTGCAAAGTGATGGGAGCAGGATTAGCGGGAACGACCGCATTTATGGAGGACTACACCTACCATTTTGATCCGCAGAATCCCATGGTACTTGGCTCACATATGTTAGAAGTGGACCCAGCTTTAGCAACTGGAAAACCACGTATAGAAGTACATCCGCTAGGAATTGGCGGCAAGGCAGATCCTGCCCGTTTGGTTTTCAATGGGCAGAGCGGAGATGCATTGAATGCCTCTTTGGTCGATATGGGAACGCGTTTTCGTTTGATCGTGAATAAAGTACAAGGTGTTGCTGTGGAAGAAGAGTTACCTAAGCTTCCTGTTGCGCGTGTGTTATGGAAACCGCTTCCTGATATGAAAACAGGTTGCAGTGCCTGGATTGTGGCAGGGGGGGCACATCATACAGCCTACAGCTTGAGCTTAACACCCGAATACCTGGAAGATTTTGCACGTATTGCCGGACTGGAATATGTATTGATCGACGAGGATACTACGGTAGCGAAGCTCGAAGATCAATTGAAATGGAATGAACTATATTATTTACTCAGTAAATAA
- a CDS encoding sodium:solute symporter family transporter, whose translation MEKFATVDYIIFVIYFFIVAGYGYWIYRKKTNSLSSSKDYFLAEGSLTWWAIGSSLIASNISAEQFIGMSGNGFEVGIAVAAYELIAAVALIIVAVWFIPVYLKNKIFTMPQFLNNRYNETTSLIMAIFWLFLYVFVNLTSILYLGAIAISSMAGGGDSFHTITVALAVFAVIITLGGMRVIGFTDVIQVVVLIIGGIATTYVALTLVSEHFGLGQDALAGFNKLMEDSPEHFNLFVDKPGPGASQEDINKYLMLPGIGMYLAGIWIVNLNYWGCNQYITQRALGADLKTARTGILFAGFLKLFMPIIVMLPGIAAYVLYKNGALQHEMAPGGVFHADNAYSAILGYLPNGMKGLALAALTAAIVAGLAGKANSIATIFTLDIFKKYINKDASEAKMVWVGKITIVISILLSVLFTWNDALGIGGAGGFTFIQKYTGFISPGVFAMFLLGMFWKRTTGAAAITGLVTGFALSIFFNEFATKVFGPETWIYTAYLNKAGVYEIPFQICMGLAFVFTMIAMIAVSLFGPKVNPKAFVLDRSMFKVEPSVLALIVVTLLLVTAIYVRFW comes from the coding sequence ATGGAAAAATTTGCAACGGTAGATTACATCATCTTCGTAATTTACTTCTTTATTGTAGCCGGTTATGGCTACTGGATTTATCGTAAAAAGACGAATAGTTTAAGCAGTAGCAAGGACTACTTTCTGGCGGAGGGATCACTTACCTGGTGGGCCATAGGCTCTTCGTTGATCGCATCGAATATTTCTGCTGAGCAGTTTATTGGTATGAGCGGTAATGGATTTGAGGTCGGTATTGCTGTAGCCGCTTATGAGCTCATTGCTGCGGTAGCGCTAATTATTGTTGCGGTTTGGTTTATTCCGGTCTATCTGAAAAACAAAATTTTTACGATGCCTCAGTTTTTGAACAACCGATACAATGAAACAACGAGTCTTATTATGGCAATCTTCTGGTTGTTTTTGTACGTTTTTGTCAATCTGACCTCCATTTTATATTTAGGCGCCATTGCAATCTCCAGCATGGCCGGAGGTGGCGACAGCTTCCACACCATTACAGTTGCTCTAGCCGTATTTGCCGTTATCATTACTTTGGGCGGAATGCGTGTTATTGGCTTTACAGATGTTATTCAGGTTGTTGTATTAATTATAGGTGGTATAGCGACGACCTATGTGGCATTGACTTTGGTCAGTGAACATTTTGGTTTGGGCCAAGATGCCTTAGCGGGATTTAATAAACTGATGGAAGATTCGCCGGAGCATTTTAACCTATTTGTCGATAAGCCAGGGCCGGGTGCCAGTCAGGAAGATATCAATAAATATCTGATGCTGCCTGGAATAGGGATGTACCTTGCCGGGATCTGGATTGTTAACCTAAATTACTGGGGCTGTAACCAATACATCACACAACGCGCTCTGGGAGCTGATTTAAAGACGGCACGCACAGGGATTCTTTTTGCAGGATTTCTAAAATTGTTTATGCCGATTATCGTCATGCTTCCAGGAATAGCTGCTTATGTGCTTTATAAAAATGGTGCGTTGCAACACGAAATGGCTCCTGGAGGGGTGTTTCATGCCGATAATGCGTACTCGGCAATATTGGGCTATCTGCCAAATGGAATGAAAGGACTAGCACTGGCGGCGCTTACAGCAGCTATTGTGGCCGGATTGGCCGGAAAGGCAAATAGTATCGCAACGATCTTTACACTGGATATCTTTAAAAAATACATCAATAAAGATGCGAGCGAAGCAAAAATGGTCTGGGTTGGAAAGATAACAATTGTGATCTCTATTCTACTTTCTGTTTTATTTACCTGGAATGATGCGCTGGGCATCGGTGGTGCCGGAGGATTTACTTTTATCCAAAAATATACAGGTTTTATCAGTCCGGGTGTTTTTGCAATGTTTTTGCTCGGTATGTTCTGGAAAAGGACTACGGGTGCAGCTGCCATTACAGGCCTTGTTACGGGATTTGCATTGTCGATATTTTTCAATGAGTTTGCAACAAAAGTTTTCGGGCCAGAAACATGGATCTATACGGCATATCTTAACAAGGCGGGTGTTTATGAAATTCCATTTCAGATATGTATGGGACTAGCATTTGTGTTTACGATGATCGCTATGATTGCTGTCAGCTTATTTGGACCAAAAGTTAATCCAAAAGCTTTTGTATTGGATCGATCGATGTTTAAAGTGGAACCGTCCGTATTGGCATTAATTGTTGTGACTTTATTGTTGGTGACTGCTATCTATGTGCGTTTTTGGTAG
- a CDS encoding aldose epimerase family protein: protein MNKKIIIGLLTCASLAYGCQSSSTQSKQAATLADSASNQAFDSQIDGKEVKLFQLKNDKLAITLTNYGARLVSLKVPDKDGKLTDVILGYDSANEYKDNYNNFYGAIVGRYGNRIGKASFKLNGEVYSLEKNDGENSLHGGTNGVYNKVWDVVSSTSTSITLAYTSPDKEAGYPGTVKMEVTYTLEDNGALAIAYQATTDKETVLNLTNHAYFNLNGAGDSSILDHELQIDAKAITEVDNTLIPTGKSLPVAGTAFDFTKPTRIGARIEDENAQLKIGKGYDHNFELNKKDGFQKVAQVYAAKTGIEMDIYTTEPGLQFYSGNFMKDSDPKGKEGKVYPFRSAFCLETQHFPDAPNHPNFTSTVLKPGEKYSSKTTYQFSVK, encoded by the coding sequence ATGAATAAGAAAATTATTATTGGTTTGTTGACTTGTGCTTCATTGGCTTATGGCTGCCAGTCTTCATCAACTCAAAGTAAGCAAGCAGCGACCTTGGCTGACTCTGCCTCCAACCAAGCTTTTGATAGCCAGATTGACGGTAAAGAAGTTAAACTATTCCAGCTCAAGAATGACAAACTCGCTATTACATTGACAAATTATGGCGCACGCCTGGTAAGTTTAAAAGTGCCAGATAAAGACGGTAAATTGACTGATGTGATTTTGGGCTATGATTCGGCCAATGAATACAAGGATAACTATAATAATTTTTACGGCGCAATTGTAGGGCGTTACGGGAATCGGATTGGCAAAGCATCATTTAAACTGAATGGAGAGGTGTATTCTTTAGAAAAGAATGATGGCGAGAATTCACTTCATGGCGGTACCAATGGCGTTTACAATAAAGTGTGGGATGTAGTCAGTAGCACTTCGACATCAATCACATTAGCCTATACCTCACCTGATAAAGAAGCGGGTTATCCGGGAACGGTCAAGATGGAGGTTACCTATACCCTGGAGGACAACGGTGCTTTGGCCATCGCCTATCAGGCGACAACAGATAAAGAGACGGTCTTAAATCTGACCAACCATGCTTATTTTAACCTCAATGGGGCAGGAGATTCTTCTATTCTGGATCATGAACTTCAGATTGATGCAAAGGCAATTACCGAAGTTGACAATACCTTGATTCCAACTGGAAAGAGTTTGCCTGTAGCGGGCACAGCATTCGATTTTACAAAACCTACACGTATTGGTGCTCGTATTGAAGATGAAAATGCACAACTGAAGATCGGAAAAGGCTATGACCATAATTTTGAACTAAACAAGAAGGATGGTTTCCAGAAGGTCGCACAGGTGTATGCTGCGAAAACGGGTATTGAAATGGACATCTACACAACCGAACCTGGTTTACAGTTTTACAGTGGTAATTTTATGAAAGATTCTGACCCTAAAGGGAAAGAGGGAAAAGTGTATCCATTCCGTTCTGCTTTCTGTTTGGAGACACAACATTTTCCAGATGCACCAAATCACCCCAATTTTACATCAACGGTGTTAAAACCTGGAGAAAAATATAGTTCAAAAACAACCTACCAATTCAGTGTGAAATAA
- a CDS encoding alpha-N-arabinofuranosidase has translation MIKLRLKLGVVFTLATGLLYGQSSVRLETPQQEQTISRHIYGHFAEHLGRCIYDGFYVGEKNDSIPHADGVRKDVIEALKNLNIPNLRWPGGCFADTYHWKDGVGPKAQRPAIVNNWWGGVTEDNSFGTHDFLNMCELLGAEPYLAGNVGSGEVQELADWVQYVNFKGESPMSDWRRKNGRQEPWKVKFWGVGNEAWGCGGNMTADYYTDIYRKYATFMSDWTNGSGLYRIASGANSADYNWTETLMKKIPSGLMKGMGLHHYAVINWDNKGSATQYSEEEYFRTMKSAWFMNELVEKNIAIMDKYDPKGLVDLIVDEWGGWYAVEPGTNPGFLYQQNTMRDAMIAGMTLNIFNNHARRVKMANLAQAVNVLQAVILTEGKNMILTPTYHVMEMYKVHQDAKLIPISLQSTDFEFNQEKIPAVSVSASQDKQGRTHISLVNIDPKKNNKVRVDLGSVKAAKISGRILTAENLRDYNSFKKPTTIKPVVYNRAKAVNGTIEVDIPAFSVIVLELI, from the coding sequence ATGATAAAGCTAAGATTAAAATTAGGCGTTGTTTTTACGCTGGCCACTGGATTACTGTATGGACAGAGTAGTGTAAGATTAGAAACGCCGCAACAGGAGCAGACTATAAGTCGACATATCTATGGACATTTCGCCGAGCACTTGGGACGCTGTATTTATGATGGATTTTATGTCGGTGAGAAAAATGACTCAATTCCGCATGCTGATGGTGTCCGGAAAGATGTTATCGAAGCCCTTAAGAATTTGAACATTCCCAATTTACGTTGGCCGGGTGGATGTTTTGCCGATACCTATCATTGGAAGGATGGAGTTGGGCCCAAAGCGCAACGGCCTGCTATCGTAAACAACTGGTGGGGTGGCGTGACAGAGGATAATTCTTTTGGCACACACGATTTTCTCAATATGTGTGAATTGCTTGGTGCGGAACCTTATCTGGCGGGTAATGTGGGTAGCGGCGAGGTACAGGAGCTTGCCGACTGGGTCCAATATGTGAATTTTAAAGGAGAAAGCCCCATGTCAGATTGGCGACGAAAAAATGGTCGACAGGAACCTTGGAAGGTAAAATTCTGGGGCGTAGGAAATGAAGCTTGGGGCTGTGGCGGAAATATGACCGCCGATTACTATACCGACATTTATCGCAAATACGCCACTTTTATGTCGGATTGGACCAATGGAAGTGGTTTGTATCGGATAGCATCAGGAGCCAATAGTGCAGATTATAATTGGACGGAGACTCTCATGAAGAAAATTCCGAGTGGTTTGATGAAAGGCATGGGGCTTCATCACTATGCGGTGATCAACTGGGATAACAAGGGCTCAGCAACTCAATATTCGGAAGAGGAATATTTTAGAACCATGAAATCAGCTTGGTTTATGAATGAGCTGGTGGAGAAGAATATCGCCATTATGGACAAATACGATCCGAAAGGACTTGTGGATCTGATCGTAGACGAATGGGGGGGCTGGTATGCGGTAGAGCCCGGTACGAACCCTGGTTTTCTCTACCAACAAAATACCATGCGTGATGCCATGATTGCGGGAATGACGCTCAATATCTTTAACAATCATGCTCGTCGGGTGAAGATGGCCAATCTAGCGCAGGCTGTGAATGTATTGCAGGCGGTTATTCTAACAGAAGGAAAGAATATGATTTTGACGCCGACTTATCATGTGATGGAAATGTATAAGGTACATCAGGATGCCAAGTTGATTCCTATTTCCCTTCAATCAACGGATTTTGAATTTAACCAGGAAAAAATTCCGGCCGTTTCGGTTTCAGCGTCACAAGACAAGCAGGGCCGTACTCATATCTCCTTGGTAAATATTGATCCGAAAAAGAATAATAAGGTACGTGTGGATCTCGGTTCAGTGAAAGCTGCAAAAATTTCAGGCCGAATCCTTACCGCGGAGAATCTACGCGATTATAATTCCTTCAAGAAACCCACAACAATTAAACCTGTTGTGTACAATAGGGCAAAGGCAGTGAATGGTACCATTGAAGTGGACATTCCGGCATTTTCAGTTATTGTATTGGAATTAATATAA